One genomic segment of Desmodus rotundus isolate HL8 chromosome 5, HLdesRot8A.1, whole genome shotgun sequence includes these proteins:
- the LOC112317101 gene encoding amino acid transporter heavy chain SLC3A2-like: protein MPAGTPGASRTRQTSRCGVAGSAGTMSQDPEVDPEEVELNELESETQPMNAASGAASGTKNGLVKIKVAHDQAEAGRAKFTGLSKEELLKVAGSPGWVRTRRALLLLFWVGWLGMLAYAVVIIVRAPRCRELPKQSWWHKGALYRIGDLQAFQGQDAGNLAGLKEHLPYLSTLKTKALVLGPIHRNQKDDVNGTYLEQIDPTFGSQEDLDNFLQSAKKKGLRVILDLTPNYRGQNSWFLPSESDTVASKMREALQFWLQAGVDGLQIRDVESLWDATSHLADWHNITKNVSEDRLLIAGTESSSLQQILSLLRVSRDLLLTSSYLSASSITGKQTEELVARYLSVTDNRWCSWSLSQAGHLASIVPAHLLRLYHLLLFTLPGTPVFSFGDEIGLKAAALPGQPMKVPVMLWDGSSSDNSGPVSSNLTVQGQSQDPNSLLTLFRGLSDLRGKERALLHGDFHVLSSGPDLFCYLRQWDQNKRFLVVLNFGDVAQAARLGTSGLPTSVSLPARADMLLSTQPGREEGTPLELEHLNLKPHEGLLLRFP, encoded by the exons ATGCCAGCGGGTACTCCTGGGGCCAGCAGGACAAGACAGACGTCCCGCTGTGGTGTTGCTGGTTCCGCAGGCACCATGAGCCAAGACCCCGAGGTGGACCCAGAAGAAGTGGAGCTCAACGAGCTGGAATCCGAGACACAGCCGATGAACGCAGCATCGGGGGCAGCCAGCGGCACCAAGAACGGTCTCGTGAAGATCAAGGTGGCCCACGACCAAGCGGAGGCGGGGAGGGCCAAGTTCACGGGCCTGTCTAAAGAAGAGCTGCTGAAGGTGGCGGGCAGCCCCGGCTGGGTGCGCACCCGCCGGGCGCTGCTGCTGCTCTTCTGGGTCGGCTGGCTCGGCATGCTGGCGTACGCCGTGGTCATAATTGTGCGGGCGCCACGCTGCCGCGAGCTGCCTAAGCAGAGCTGGTGGCACAAGGGCGCCCTGTACCGCATCGGCGACCTTCAGGCTTTCCAGGGCCAAGATGCGGGAAACCTAGCTG GCCTGAAGGAGCATCTGCCTTACCTGAGCACCCTCAAGACAAAGGCCCTTGTGCTGGGCCCAATTCACAGGAACCAGAAAGATGACGTCAATGGGACCTACTTGGAACAGATCGACCCCACTTTTGGCTCCCAGGAAGATTTGGACAATTTCCTGCAGTCCGCCAAGAAAAAGG GCCTCCGGGTCATCCTGGACCTCACTCCCAACTACAGGGGTCAGAACTCATGGTTCCTTCCCAGTGAGAGTGACACAGTTGCCAGCAAGATGAGG GAGGCTCTGCAGTTTTGGCTGCAGGCTGGCGTGGACGGGCTCCAGATTCGGGACGTGGAGAGTCTGTGG GACGCGACATCACACTTGGCCGACTGGCACAACATCACCAAGAATGTCAGCGAGGATAG GCTCCTGATTGCAGGGACTGAGTCGTCTAGTCTTCAGCAGATCCTGAGCCTGCTCAGAGTGAGCAGGGATCTGCTGTTGACCAGCTCGTACCTGTCAGCCTCCAGTATCACTGGGAAGCAGACAGAAGAGCTGGTTGCCCGGTATCTGAGTGTCACGGACAATCGCTGGTGCAGCTGGAGT CTGTCTCAGGCGGGGCACCTGGCTTCCATTGTGCCGGCTCACCTCCTCCGACTCTACCACCTGCTGCTCTTCACCCTGCCGGGGACCCCGGTGTTCAGCTTTGGGGATGAGATTGGCCTGAAGGCAGCAGCCCTTCCCGGACAG CCCATGAAGGTGCCAGTCATGCTGTGGGATGGATCCAGCTCAGACAACTCAGGGCCTGTGAGCTCCAACCTGACAGTGCAG GGTCAGAGCCAGGACCCCAACTCCCTCCTCACCCTGTTCCGTGGGCTGAGTGACCTTCGGGGTAAGGAGCGCGCCCTGCTGCATGGAGACTTCCACGTCCTCTCCTCGGGGCCGGACCTCTTCTGCTACCTCCGCCAGTGGGACCAGAATAAGCGTTTCCTGGTAGTGCTCAACTTTGGGGATGTGGCCCAAGCTGCCAGGTTGGGGACGTCCGGCCTGCCTACCAGTGTCAGCCTGCCTGCCCGGGCTGACATGCTGCTCAGCACTCAGCCAGGCCGTGAGGAGGGCACCCCTTTGGAGCTGGAGCATCTGAACCTGAAGCCCCACGAGGGGCTGCTGCTCCGCTTCCCCTAA